A segment of the Flavobacteriales bacterium genome:
ATCACCCGTGCAGGAGAGAATACCAAAATAATTTTTACGGGAGATGTGTTTCAGATTGATACTCCTTATCTGGACGAACAGTCCAACGGTCTTTCCTATATTATTGACCGTTTAAAAGGGAACAAGCTATACGCACACATCACCTTAGAAAAAGGTGAACGATCGGAACTTGCGAATCTCGCTAACGATTTATTATAAATAAAGATCCCCCGCACAACGGGGGATTTTTTTTTAATGCGCACTCAATAATGAATGCTCAGGAATTAAAAACTTGCGCTTTCTAATACTGAAATGAGTTGGATGCTGAAACAGAAAATGAAGTTCCGGATAAATGGATTCATTCATTTGCTGATGATATGAAAAAGCAGAAACATGTTCCAGTTTTCCAAGCGGACCCGCAATGGCCGATTGTAAAATAATTTCATGATTCACTTTTTCGATTTTTAATACATAATGAGAAATGCGACGTTTATCGCGACAAATCACAACTTCATTATGTACTTCCATGATTAAATCATGATTTTCAGAAATAATTTTTCCTATTTCCTCTGCAGAAAAAGTATAGGACTTAAACGTTAATTTTCGTGAGCAAATCCAATAATCCTTCCATACCGAAAAGGCTGCATAAAACAATACAATTAACAAGGGTAAGGGTATGATATGAAAAACATCATTCGTATCGCTCAGCCATCCCGTATCTAATAACAAGACCACAAATCCAAGCGGTAATACGATGCCTATCATCAAGAGCTCGGTAAAATAAAGGATACTGCGTTTCGGATACATGCTGTCTGTTTCGTACTTACACGCACAATCCAATCCAAAGGATTAAACCGCTGAAAAACAAAACAAATAAGAAAAGTAATTATCCTAAATCGGGAATTAAATTTTGTTTTTGGCATCGGGCGACAAAGAGGATAATTCCAAAATAATCCGGTTATCCATGCGTAAATGCTGCGCAAAAAAAGAAGCCCGCTGCCATCGGCGGTAACGATCCGTCATGCAGGAACTCATTACAACGCCTTCTTTGGTTTCTTTTAAAATCAACACATACGTTCCCACAAATAATTCGTTGGAAAGCATAATGTCGCCACTGTCTAAATGCACACGCATCTCCATTTCCAGTTTTTCGGAAAGTTGAGAAGCAAATAAACGCAGATCTTTCACCGGATAACGTACCACTTTGTTTTTCATGCCGCGGAAAAACCCTAACCAAACGCTTATTCCCATGAACACCAATAAAGCCAATAATGGAAGCGGAATAAAAAATTCGGAATCACTCACGCCATTTAACCATCCTGTGCTGAGTAAGGAATAAAGAAATGAAGCCGGTAGTAAAAATCCTATCAGAAATAATTCAGTAAAAAATATGAGATTTCGTTTAGGAAGCATAAAAATTCCGGTTCGCCTTGGAACTGAAATTTAATCATTTTCCCTTAAAATCGAAAAAATAAGAAGATGAAAATGAAACAACTAGCATTCCTGCTACAGGTGCCAGGAGATATACCCATAAATGGTCAAGCATTCCTGAAATTAAAGCGGGACCAACCGATCGCGCCGGGTTCATCGATGCCCCGGTGAATGGTCCGCCCCAATACGCTTCCAATCCCACTGTTAATCCTATGACGAATGCAGATAAAAACAGCGATAATTTCCAATGAATACTGAGAAGGATAACCAGCATCAATAATCCACTCAACATCATTTCCAGCAAAAAGGAATTCAAAACTCCCGATGTGGGAAGTGTTGTTCCCAAACTTTTCGATGCAGGAAATATATAATGACTGATCGCAGAAATAAAAATTGCTGCTGCGATTTGCAAAAGGATAAAAAGAAAAAAATCTTTCCATGCAATCGATTTTTTCATCCACATACTTGCACTAACTGCCGGATTAAAATGTCCGCTTCCCATTGGGGAAATAATCAGAATAGCCAGAAATACGGATAAACCGAAAAAAAATGAAATCACCGGATGAGTAAAAAATGAATATCCCGATTCAGCCAGGACAATGGTACCTGTCCCCACCACCATAATGATAGATGTACCTAAAAATTCTGCCAGGTATTTTTTCATGCTTTCAATACGGATAACAAGAAAAATATTTCTGTGGCAATAAGCAAAGAAGTAGAGTGATAATG
Coding sequences within it:
- a CDS encoding aquaporin; this encodes LSLYFFAYCHRNIFLVIRIESMKKYLAEFLGTSIIMVVGTGTIVLAESGYSFFTHPVISFFFGLSVFLAILIISPMGSGHFNPAVSASMWMKKSIAWKDFFLFILLQIAAAIFISAISHYIFPASKSLGTTLPTSGVLNSFLLEMMLSGLLMLVILLSIHWKLSLFLSAFVIGLTVGLEAYWGGPFTGASMNPARSVGPALISGMLDHLWVYLLAPVAGMLVVSFSSSYFFDFKGK